In Cicer arietinum cultivar CDC Frontier isolate Library 1 chromosome 1, Cicar.CDCFrontier_v2.0, whole genome shotgun sequence, one DNA window encodes the following:
- the LOC101499724 gene encoding uncharacterized protein has translation MIGELYLCSFPIQPTLNHKNPPHRPHFFHLILPCRLFYTFFLQFIATFQINPTFIILLPSLLFQIIIKPTQIKKSNTHTHSVSLIQLINYYLPFPFIMAVDLHTGDTTHNNNNNDDDDDHVLSVSDNNHAYSPLKPSPPHSNHVPMDDNNEDDFITELTHQMTHFMLQEDDHSFDSSHTHNSQLSWDITSSPESTLWSPVSCNRGSSEGSSQEPSPPATPGKFQDSCWKTITTYDVFENNTMKKLNERAISKYNHDYEIESSNKSSNINGLSSFQTLIQEQIRAIEVKQQQHKISGMKQDHVLSPKKGNGRNWAGRRAIRPSPVQTGSGMRAVYLGGSGSRCGTGVFLPGSGTAASSESKSKSTNKQGKGCSAVLIRPDYVSKKTSVLIPARVVQALQLHFDKTAALSQSNPPLNANDDVVSSMYPLENHRFTTTPTDVLNDMILPHEWTY, from the exons ATGATAGGTGAGTTGTATTTGTGCAGTTTTCCAATCCAACCAACTCTCAACCATAAAAACCCTCCCCATCGTCCCCACTTCTTTCATCTCATTCTTCCTTGCCGTCTCTTTTACACTTTCTTTCTCCAATTCATTGCTACCTTCCAAATTAATCCCACTTTTATTATACTCCTACCCTCTCTGCTCTTCCAAATCATTATTAAACCTACGCAGATCAAAAAATCAAACACCCACACACACTCTGTTTCCCTCatccaattaattaattactatttaCCATTTCCTTTTATTATGGCTGTTGACCTACACACTGGTGACACTactcataataataacaacaacgaCGACGATGATGATCATGTTCTCTCAGTTAGCGACAACAATCACGCCTATTCACCTTTAAAACCATCACCACCCCATTCCAACCACGTTCCAATGGATGACAACAACGAAGACGATTTCATCACCGAGTTAACTCACCAAATGACTCACTTCATGCTTCAAGAAGACGATCACTCATTCGATTCCTCCCACACTCACAATTCGCAACTG TCATGGGACATAACGAGTTCGCCTGAGTCAACTCTGTGGTCACCGGTGAGTTGTAACCGAGGGAGTTCAGAAGGTTCCTCGCAGGAACCATCGCCACCAGCTACACCTGGAAAGTTCCAAGACTCTTGTTGGAAGACAATAACAACCTACGATGTGTTTGAGAATAATACTATGAAGAAACTTAACGAAAGAGCGATTTCTAAATACAATCATGATTATGAGATTGAGAGTTCTAACAAGTCCTCCAATATTAATGGCCTTAGTTCATTCCAAACGTTGATTCAGGAACAGATTCGAGCCATTGAAGTAAAGCAACAACAACATAAAATCAGTGGCATGAAACAAGATCATGTTCTGTCTCCGAAGAAAGGTAATGGGCGGAACTGGGCTGGTCGTCGTGCAATAAGGCCCAGTCCAGTGCAGACCGGTTCAGGTATGCGGGCGGTTTATCTTGGTGGGTCCGGTTCAAGATGTGGGACCGGTGTTTTCTTGCCTGGTAGTGGAACTGCTGCTTCATcagaatcaaaatcaaaatcaaccaACAAACAAG GAAAAGGTTGCTCCGCTGTCCTTATACGGCCAGACTATGTAAGCAAGAAAACAAGTGTCCTAATACCAGCTAGAGTTGTGCAGGCTTTGCAACTACACTTTGACAAAACGGCTGCACTGTCTCAATCCAACCCTCCTCTTAATGCCAATG ATGATGTTGTGAGCAGCATGTATCCACTTGAGAACCACCGGTTCACGACAACGCCGACAGATGTCCTGAATGATATGATTCTGCCTCATGAATGGACGTATTGA